The Nicotiana tabacum cultivar K326 chromosome 14, ASM71507v2, whole genome shotgun sequence genome contains a region encoding:
- the LOC107819627 gene encoding protein neprosin-like, translating into MLLHYLNKGITIVALPKSIEKQFSSFGELPIFTMMIQQRAIGYILVLAISLLLICNEVQGKTKLSYLEDLELENQLKLLNKPAVKSIKTEYGDIYDCVNFYQQPAFDHPLLQNHTFHPQMKPTLPIMKGYSDDSITGWPLGMGLEGVGCPKETVPIRRTTKDDFIRQKLMSPTENVSFSTSFSYGNNMSNKLAIVQTENNPSNKFGGAGMVTAIYTPHVKGQQHSACRLKIQKGSENIQVGWRVDPTLYVDGRSRLYTHFQAGKIQCFNTQCPGFVIVNTKIPLDYIYSPVTQRGRPCQRELVAFAHAKSNTN; encoded by the exons ATGCTATTGCACTATTTAAATAAAGGCATAACAATTGTAGCTTTGCCAAAAAGTATTGAGAAGCAGTTTTCGTCTTTTGGAGAATTGCCAA tttttacaatgATGATACAACAGCGGGCAATAGGTTATATATTAGTACTTGCAATATCTCTTCTTCTGATCTGCAATGAGGTCCAAGGAAAAACAAAATTATCCTACCTTGAAGACTTAGAATTAGAGAACCAATTAAAGCTTTTAAACAAGCCAGCTGTAAAATCCATCAAG ACAGAATATGGTGATATATACGATTGTGTGAATTTCTACCAACAACCTGCATTTGACCATCCATTGTTGCAAAATCACACATTTCACCCTCAG ATGAAACCGACCTTGCCTATAATGAAAGGCTATTCTGATGATTCAATAACTGGTTGGCCTTTGGGAATGGGATTAGAAGGAGTCGGTTGTCCAAAAGAAACAGttcccataagaagaactactaaagatgactttattagacagaAACTTATGTCACCCACAGAGAATGTCTCTTTCAGCACTTCGTTTTCCTAT GGAAACAACATGAGTAATAAA cTTGCTATTGTTCAAACCGAAAATAATCCAAGCAACAAGTTTGGAGGAGCTGGTATGGTGACTGCTATTTATACTCCTCATGTGAAAGGCCAACAACATAGTGCTTGTCGGTTGAAAATACAAAAAGGATCAGAAAATATACAAGTTGGATGGAGA GTGGATCCTACACTTTATGTAGATGGTCGAAGTAGGCTATATACACATTTTCAA GCAGGAAAAATTCAATGTTTTAATACGCAATGTCCTGGATTTGTTATTGTAAACACGAAGATACCTTTAGATTATATATACTCTCCTGTTACACAACGTGGAA GACCTTGTCAACGGGAACTGGTGGCTTTTGCTCACGCGAAATCAAACACAAATTAA